The segment CTATAAACTCACTGAAACAAATGGTTAATGATTGAAACAAATAATTgtactagacatctaaggtcatatagcactacggTAAAATATTGTGGTAAAAAGGGTAAATGAGTTAACGATTAGTATAAAGAGTGTTAAATGTCATAGTGTTATATGATAGTAtaatagggaaaagggtaaagagggggtgcAAATGATATAAAAATCCGACATTAATAAAGGAAAGAGTTAAGGGTATAGGGCGATTGGATGGAATGGGGTGTATCTGATTTTAGGGAAGCTATAGTAACATTAAAGAAGTAACCGGAGAAGAGTCAAGGGGATGAAATAAGGGGACTGGGGAAAGAGGGTAAGTATCAGGAAGAGAGTCAGGAGAGGAGGAATCCGGACGACACTGTTGCGACCAGGGAATCACCCGAGTATCCAGGTGGAagaggtaaggataatggagaacgaaaagggaatggcgtatatggggaaggagaggatggggtttgTTAGGAAAGTAGGGGGAacttgagggggaagaggatggatatcggcaaatactttgaatgtggAGGGACTAGGAATAGAGGGATTGAAGGTGGATGTCTTGGGTCATGTCTAGGAATTTTTGGATGTCTTCGAATGTTTGTAGAAGGGATTCGGgtagggaggtctgagaaacaaaggatctcttgtgagaaggagaggaggggatagatgttcgaggaggaaaatgagggtgtAGAAGGCGAAGATGGAGTAGGACGTTTAGGTTGTCAGGTGCGACGCGTAAAGTGAAGGAATGAACGGTAGGTATCGGAGAAGTGGTTAGAggttggagtatctggatttagagtggaaaagggagagtacAGGTATGATGGTTCAGGGTAGAGATGCTGGGGGATATACAAAAACAACTtgtggagataggggagagggtgcAGAGCGAAGGACTGTTTCGGAATAGGTAGAGCAAGAAAAACCTGATCGTGCCTCTAGTCTAGCCTCCCATAAAGTGAGGCGtaaggcctagtttgaatctgagaactgttaTCTCACATTCGAggttataggcagggcagctcctataaaatacgttATGGGAGTAACAACAGTTGACTGAGCAGAACAATTGGAACGGTCATAACCAAGCTGGGCACATAGAAGGCAGCGGCAATGGAGCGACagtggctgggtggccaaaacgacATTTCTGACATCGacgaggaaggggtcgatatggtgggacaatccaccaatataaacttcatgggggtggggggggtcatgTTTACataagctaatcttggcaatattgacttgggacttacactggcctctgggaggaatagtgttgCACTGTACTGCTACTGCATCATAATCGGCAGGGCAGGTAAGTAGGAAAttttcacaatctgaccaattCTTGTCAAATATGGGACAAGCAGTCGaggggatagaaacagttccaggacaagtattaagagaaaggtgaggttcggcaggaatgggtttgccagcaaggtcagttagggtagatagtgcacgagcttgggattctgatgtaactgtgacaaggcgtgaacgatcgGAGCGACTGCAAAAagtaactttgcctacttgtttttggaggtacTGTTGAAGGAGAGATATTCTCAGAGTAGGGGGCtatggggggaatcacaaagaatcgatcccacttggccgggctaaagagagtactcaaaaggtttgtagTGGTAGAGGCAATTGAAGGAtgtgggtgggaggaagatggggtatgtagagtggagtagttctgtgtGGGGAGAGGACAATAAGTATGAAGAGTAGTAatcagggaagaggagggcagccATTGAAGACTGcaataggagatggagaagagaatgttggaagagaggaaggggtgcattctggAGGTTGAGTTCATAGAACCATTTTGAACCACCCGGGTGGGTGTTTCAAAATGGAGAGTTGTCAGTAAACGTcggggggtattagtatcagtggtctgagccatggtcaaaggaggggcaggggtcagaAAACCATCAACATCGACATCAGATAGGCTAGATGATGAAGGGGTAAGCCTTAAAGGGAAAAGAATCTTCATTTTTGGCCATGGTGaacctgaataaaatggggaaaagaaagtctacccctcagggtcctcATAAGGGGTAAAgcctaggcaattaaccaaggaaaTACCAAGCCCATGGCTTCCaggaggccgttcatgactgacaaagccagcctttcatcctttcaacacaactctcacaccttaggaatgggacagaaaaaggggatgaagatgcggaagaggaaaggagaagaaaagaccaagtaaaattagttgaggcatgGGCTGAAGTCCAAGGTAGGGGCAATCCCTACATCGGGTtcgtctctgtctcctaagcccccccacaaaAACAACAAGCAAGATATTGTGAGGTCACTGAAACAAAgaggtcttttatatatataattggaaaaaaataaagaatgattttTGGCTTAACACAGCCTATACAGTAGTATAGCAAAGTATACTAAAACAATACAATTCTGTTGTAAATAACATATAAGTGTGTTTATTAGCAATGTATAGACAATCAACATCCTTAACATATAAAGAATTTTTAACAAATAAACACAGTCAAACGTCACTGTTTCCAAAAACTGTTTAAACATGACAATAGATGACAGCACACATCTACCTTCAAGAGAAAAATGATTGATGTTACaatacttttttatctttaatttatcTGTATGAAAGTATCAATTTTACAATACTGATATATCTTTTCTGTATCTGTATGAAAATATTACAGACaagtataaatatttttgtaacaTTCTTTTTAAGTCTTCATTTTAAATAGCTAAATATTATTTAAATAGCATGTTTCAGATCTCCCTAACAGTCTCTTCTTAATATACAATTCAAGTCCTTTCAAAGCATGCAGATACATCACTATTTCTCTGGAGAATGTAACTCAGTACGCAATGAATAGACAAACTTTTGAACTTATGCCTTATTCATTAATACCTGTTGCCTTATGTTTTATGTTCCACACAATTAATAATGCACTGCCAAGAAGAGTAAACACTAATCCCCCTATGAGAGAGCATTATTTACAACATATTTCTGGTATCTACTTAGAATGTTTTCTCACACAACTTTGAAGAACTTGCTGAACTGGCAGATATGACATGACACACAGTTCTAAATAGCTCAGTAAATTCCTTTGCGCTCATTACAGTTTACACACATTAATAATCCTCACATATGACCAGTTAATTAGCAACTAATAGTCTTGAATATATTGAATCCTGAATGAGCTGTGGATATTATTAAGCCAGGAACCTGTGGATGCCAATGTAGCTCTTTCACTTCATGTTGTCCTCTGTGAATGAAGAGGAGCTGTTCTGGAACATCCTGTGAAAGAGGGTTTCCCAAGTGAGATTTTAGTTCTGCATTATTAATTTCTTCAGCATGACAAGTATTAAGCAAAATCTTGAATCCAAATGCATTCAACATTATATAAAATGACTGAACGGAGTTATCACATTAAACTGGTACAGTGAAGTGCCTCTCACAAGACTCACCGACTCTTCATCCTGATTTTGTTCATCGGTGTCTCGCTCTACAGCCAGGTCCCACTGCAAGATCTGGTGATCTTCTCCTCCTGTGGCCAGGACTGAGGCATCAGATGGATGCCACTCCACTGTTGTCACTGGAGCTTCATGGTGTTTCAAAACTGCCACAGGACTGGAGTTCTGGCAAAGTATAGAGGATGCATTATAAGTTATCCAGTGCCAGTCCCTCCGTAAGTAAGTGGAATCATGGCATATAAGACGGTTCTGAAAGCCTCTCAGGCATACTGTTTATAGTGCTTGTGTGGCAAAATATGAAGGTTTTGCATGTCAAGTCTTGGTTAATTTTGTAAATGAGATTTTCAACTGCACAGGGATTTTTCCTTGCCAACATAATCAGTAGTTTCTCATGTATTAATAATTCAcaaattttcaaaaaataaaaaaaataataccttCCCTATCTTTTGCTCAGTATGAATTAGTTAAAAATAAATTGATTATATTCCCACCTGTATTTGTCTTAGATCCCATACTTGAACTTTGCCATCATCTCCTCCAGACACTATGAAAGGTTCATTTCTGTTCCAGTGAATAACATTGACATCACTTTCATGTGCATTTGCCACTGAAATCATACAAGCTTTGCTTGGGTTTGCTCTGCAGTCCCATATTCTGATACTGTGAAAGAAAAACTCTGGTAAGATCTTAATACTTACACAATTCTACTGAATCTATATAAGTTGAAGATTTTGACCTATTAATAATGATTTCAAGATTACTTTACATTACTCAAAATACTGTCCATATGTAAAAGTGCTAAAAATTCACACCTTCTGTCTACAGAACAAGAGGCAAACACATGTGGTTCATTTGGAGACCACTGAATGTCCTCTACTGATGCTTGGTGGGCAGTGTATGGACGCGAATCCACCGACCAAGATGCTCCTTCTGCTGGTTTCCAAATATGGATATTTCTGTCACAGTCACCTGTTGCAAGAGTCCCTGTGGAAAGAAAGATACTTAATTGTAAAGATAAATACCACTTGGTTATATCTAACATAGAATAGTGCTAACTTGTATATGAGTTGTCCCTTATACATTTTATCATTCCCCATATGCACATCAACATTCACATAATATTTGCCAGTTTCCAAGCAAAACTAGTTCGATGACCTACCTGGCATAGATGGTGCCCAATCCACAGCAAAACCTTCAGTACGGTGTCCTCTGAAGGAAAAGATTGGTGCCTCTTCCAGGACATGTTGCTGGCTATTTTCATCAACAGCCCCCAACATTTGACTCAGGTCCCAAATGTGAACAACACCAAGTTCAGACCAGGAAGCAGCAATGCTGACATTGTTGATCACTGTTGACTGCAATTTATTAGAAAGAATCTTTGTAATTATACATTGTTCATTTTCTATGGATAAATGATATATCACAAAGTAGAAAGTAATAAAATCTATAACTTTTAAGTAAAAATATACCctgatcacataaaaaaaaactggcCCTTTAATACATACCCTTATTCTGTTGACACAGCCATTATGTTTCACCATGGCTGAAGAAATGACTGGGtctccatcttcatcctcctcttcatcctcatcatcctcatcctcatctccttCACTTATTTTCTTCAGGTTGCCCATCTGGGTTAAAGAAGTTCCATTTACCTGCTGGCTATCTATCCAAAAGCATCATGTTTTCCTTACAGGACAATATGAAAAGCAAGTGTTTTGAAGTTTTTTATTGGTGTACTGTTTATGTAAATTTCTGCCAGGTACTAAATTTACAAAACTTCTTGGGATCCACAACACTTTAATTATTGCCAACAAACACTCATCAACATTCACACACTGGCAGAATGTCAATATGTTCCAACTTCTCCCCTGTAAATAATTTTCTTGCAACTTATTTCTTTCATGCTTGACCTAAGCAAATACATACAGATCCATTATATACTAAATTCTGAAGAGATAACGATAAAATCATATATCAGATTATGCAAAGAATTATATGACTGTAATACCATATAGTTAACAACTGACATTATTTATCTTTCCTGAAGCAAATTAATACTGAACAAGTCCATATAAAAATAACCACAACATGCCttgattttttttactgaaacCAAATGTGCTGAacttggtatactgagcagtaagGAAATTGACAATAAGTTGGTGTTCATAACCAAATAAATCCACCACTGCTAAATCCATCCCTTCACCTTTAATACTATGCTATTTATATGCCAAAGTTTATCTAACTAGGCCTACcagccctcttccccttcatgcTCTTCTCATAATGCTCCTTTCTTGCCAACATAACTAAAAACCTCTTTGTTTTCAGAGAAGATGAAAAATCTTTACTGATCTTAAAACTGTGACCTTACCCACAttaatttattcctttctttttaataGTGTTTGCTTTGACATGTGTTTCGTTTAAGTCTACTAAAAGAATATAATCATGTAACTCCTAATTTTGACATTTCAAATACCAAACTTTCCTACTTTCAcgttttcaaaatatattttcttaacAACGCTTACAGAAACATACCTTCATGACGATAATGTTGTTCACATGAGTGCGCGCTGCTTGTGTTCCAGCAACAAAATAACATGACACAGGTGTTTCACAGTCGCGATTATCTCCTAGCTTGTCTCGTAGGATGTCAAAGCTGAGACAAGGTGCCCCTGAGTTGATTTGGgggaaaaaagataagtaaataacacATGGCACCTACTATAAAATGTAAAGTACAAAAATAAAGTCCCATTTGCAACTTTCAAACAAGAACTTTGTTCTTTTATAAATTTTGGGGATTTTCTCACTAAATTCACATGAAACTTTCAGTAATCTATGACAGATGGCCTGAAATCAAACAAAGTCCTGTTCAGCTGGGTTGTGAGGCACTGCATTTTACATGTGGTCTTATTCTGTTAAGTCTATACAAGCTATTGAGAATTTTCTTCAGTTATTTCTTTACATGAATGTGATGTGTGTATGAACTCCAATATCTGTGTACTGTCTGGAGAATACTATCAAGGTTCACCCTCCATCTAAGCCTTCCCTGATCCCTATAACCCTATCCTCACCATTCAAAGAATTAAGGCTGGTTTCCTACCTCAATTCTGATGTGAGTCTATGAGCTAGTAAATTTTGTGCTATCTGGCTGTCTCCTACATCCTCATATGGCAGATCAGGCATACGTTgcatttttcatattcttcttacTGTAAGTTTGCTCTTTCTAAACATACATAACATATTATAAGTTTTTACTTTGACACTCCACTGTCAACATCTGATATGGGAAAGCTTGAAAATTTGGGCCTCAATCAACTGctaggggagaagggtgaggaactACACACTTAAAGGAAAAAGTCTTAATCTTATTGTGGTGTAATGTCTAATAGTCAAAGTGCTCCCTTCACCTATGTCTGGCAAAAGCCAAAAAATCTTCAGTACCAACATTCTGGCCAGTTAGTGCTTGCACTGGTAAATTTTAGGCTAGGGTCTCGCAAAGATAAAATTTTGAAAAATGGGTATTGGCCATAAAGGAGacgcatatgattatatatatatatatatatatatatatatatatatatatatatatatatatatatatatatataatgtatatatgaaaaaatgtctATGAAAACTGGACTTTCAATGCCAAGATTCAGAATTTCATATCTAGTTTGATGTGATTCAAACAAAGTTGGTATTAATCTCTCACACACGTCATAACTTTGTTATCATCGAGTTGTGATGGAAAACCCATAGAAAAAAAGTTTCTTAATTTCGTTTATTACATCCAATAAAAGTGAAATTTTCTTTCTAAATAATGGCATAGTGAAACTGaaatttttccttaattttcagtGTAAACTTTTAGTAAGAGAGTTAGTAACCAGGACCCATTTAATCGAACAAGACTGGATGAGCTGAGCAAGATAAAGTTTTGAAGTAGAAGTGGGTGGGTGTTCATTATAATATATTCACTCACATGGCATACATATGGGCAGTAATCACAGTACCTCCCATCTCACAACACTAATACATTCAggaataagactgaaagagctgCTAAGGATATTCCTGTATCAAACTCCTACCTGAACGTATAATAATTCACCGTCAACCTCTACATTATTTCAGAATTTCCCACTGACACTATCACATTTTGTTCAAGCCCAGAACCTCCTAATAAGTCTCAGAAGGCCTCCTCACCTGTACTTCCCTCGTGAAAGAGGGTGTATGCCGAAAGATCACACtcgtatttctctccttcttgcttGTGAACGTTCtgattttcttcctccatctcgtcCTGATCAGGCTCAaactcctccatcatcatctcaTCGTTGTCCTCGTTGTCACTCATCGTGGCTGAGATTTTTCAGGGTCTTCTCCGAGATCTCTGAGAGCCAACGTGCTTCTCCCTCTCGACTACAACACGAGGATTGGATGGGACTGGAGagagcatgcatatacatatttacatcgtTCGTAAAATCACACTAGTCATTCTTCGTGTTTCTTTGATATCCAAAATAAACGAAAGATACTTCTGAAGCATATTTTTTACTTATTGATATGTTTCATAGATTTTATGTTTTATACTCAAGATCACTATTcaatattcacccccccccctctctctctctctctctctctctctctctctctctctatatatatatatatatatatatatatatacatatatatatatatatatccctccctccctctctctctctctctctctctctctctctctctctctctctctctctccctctctccctctctctctctctctctctctctctctctctctctctctctctctctctctctctctctccctccctctctctcccttcctccctctctctctccctcttcctctctctctctctctctctctctctctctctctctctctctctctctctctctctctctctctctctctctctctctctctctctctctctctctctctctctctctctctcatacatacgtatatatatatatatatatatatatatatatatatatatatatatatatatatatatatatatatatataaatatatatatacatatacatatatatatacatatatatatattatatatatatatattatatatatatatatatatatatatatatatgtgtgtgtgtgtgtgtgtgtgtgtgtgtatgtatgtatgtatgtatgtatgtatgtatgtatgtatgcatatacatatatatgaatacgtgcgtgtatttatagatatatgtatgcatacatatacgtatatgtatatatatatatatatatatatatatatattatgtatatatgtatatgtatgtatctatatgtgtgtatatatatatatacatatatatatatatatatatatatatatatatatgtatgtatgtatctatatgtatatgtgtgtgtatatatgtaaatctgtatatatacatatatacacatacatatatatatatatatatatatatatatatatatatatttatatataaatgtatatatactaatatatatatatatatatatatatatatatatgtataaacttatttatttatatgtatatggagatattcctctatatatatattcatatatatatatatatatatatatatatatatatatatatatatatatatatatatatatatatatatatatatatgtgtgtgtgtgtgtgtgtgtgtgtgtgtgtgtgtgtgtgtgtgtgtgtgtgtgtgtgtgtgtgtgtgtgtgtgtgtgtgtgtgtgtgtgtgtgtgtcttgattaTCCCATAGTTTATGAGCCATTCATTTTACGCATAAAATAAAATCGCAATTTGGCGTGCGGCAACCCCGCAAGTGGACAACCTCGCGCAAGGTTTGTTTACATGTCAGTCGTGAAACAGACCTTGGCAGAAAAAGTACATGTGGTGTTTCATCATAAAATGTAATCTCATTATTTCGATTGTTGAAAAGGCAGCAAAATAGCTTTCGAAACATGGTATTCCTTCTGTTGTGAATATTTATAATAAACTTTGTACATTGTGAGTGTTATGAAGAAAACAATTGCGGATCCGAGAAAATAGGATATTATTTCTTTGGCTGTAGTTTTCAAAGAAAAGGTAAATAAGTGTAGTTGCTCCTCATTTCGGTACAGGTACAGTTTCATCCAGCCTTCGTTTAGACGAAAAATTATATATGCAAACGATAGAGagagtgattctaagaaacttattctgtatgtaggtatacgtatgtaaaaaaaaaaaaaaaaaatgttctgtctttatttccatttat is part of the Penaeus vannamei isolate JL-2024 chromosome 19, ASM4276789v1, whole genome shotgun sequence genome and harbors:
- the l(2)09851 gene encoding glutamate-rich WD repeat-containing protein 1; protein product: MSDNEDNDEMMMEEFEPDQDEMEEENQNVHKQEGEKYECDLSAYTLFHEGSTGAPCLSFDILRDKLGDNRDCETPVSCYFVAGTQAARTHVNNIIVMKMGNLKKISEGDEDEDDEDEEEDEDGDPVISSAMVKHNGCVNRIRSTVINNVSIAASWSELGVVHIWDLSQMLGAVDENSQQHVLEEAPIFSFRGHRTEGFAVDWAPSMPGTLATGDCDRNIHIWKPAEGASWSVDSRPYTAHQASVEDIQWSPNEPHVFASCSVDRSIRIWDCRANPSKACMISVANAHESDVNVIHWNRNEPFIVSGGDDGKVQVWDLRQIQNSSPVAVLKHHEAPVTTVEWHPSDASVLATGGEDHQILQWDLAVERDTDEQNQDEESDVPEQLLFIHRGQHEVKELHWHPQVPGLIISTAHSGFNIFKTISC